Proteins encoded together in one bacterium window:
- a CDS encoding NUDIX pyrophosphatase, producing the protein MNIVSTLIEAHIFKTTGSKIEFLLLKRSEGQPYPGLWQMVTGKIKQNEKAYQTALREIKEETGLVPVQLWVAPTVNSFYEPKDEYICLLPVFAARVEADEIKLSKEHTEYQWVDKSTAQRFLAWEGQRKAVQIIEDYFLNEKSFFHFVEIKIE; encoded by the coding sequence ATGAATATAGTATCGACATTGATTGAAGCACATATTTTCAAAACTACAGGAAGTAAAATTGAATTTCTCCTCCTGAAAAGATCTGAAGGGCAGCCTTATCCCGGTTTGTGGCAAATGGTAACTGGCAAAATAAAACAAAATGAAAAAGCTTATCAGACTGCGTTGAGAGAAATTAAGGAAGAAACAGGATTGGTTCCTGTTCAGCTTTGGGTTGCACCAACAGTAAATTCTTTCTACGAACCGAAAGATGAATACATCTGTCTGCTTCCCGTGTTCGCAGCGAGAGTTGAAGCGGATGAAATTAAATTGAGTAAAGAACACACAGAATATCAATGGGTTGATAAATCGACAGCACAGAGATTTCTTGCGTGGGAAGGTCAGCGTAAAGCGGTGCAGATAATTGAAGATTATTTTCTGAACGAAAAAAGTTTCTTCCACTTTGTTGAAATTAAAATTGAGTGA
- a CDS encoding bifunctional hydroxymethylpyrimidine kinase/phosphomethylpyrimidine kinase — MSLLVVGSVALDSVETPFDKIDDALGGSATYISLAASYFSAPVELIGVVGNDFPKKYIDMLEQHNIGLEGLQIIEGEKTFRWGGKYHYDLNVRDTLFTELNAFQNFNPIIPEKFRKAKYICLGNIDPILQMKVLDQVSDPQFVVCDTMNLWINLMKQDLIKLLKRVNVFILNDSEARMLTEEPNLIKAARQIRQMGPEILIIKKGEHGAMLFTEDTIFSAPAYPMEIILDPTGAGDTFAGGFIGYLHKTRELDSDNIKRAVIYGSAMASFCVEKFSTKALEDLSYLQIQDRFREFKKLSTFDETN; from the coding sequence TTGAGTTTGCTCGTTGTTGGTTCTGTTGCTTTAGATTCCGTTGAAACTCCGTTTGACAAAATAGATGACGCTCTTGGAGGTTCAGCCACCTACATTTCACTTGCTGCAAGTTACTTCTCCGCTCCGGTCGAGTTAATTGGTGTCGTTGGGAATGATTTTCCTAAAAAATATATCGATATGCTTGAACAGCATAACATCGGACTTGAAGGCTTGCAAATAATCGAAGGCGAAAAAACATTTCGATGGGGAGGGAAGTATCACTACGATTTGAATGTCCGTGATACATTATTCACTGAGTTGAATGCATTTCAAAATTTCAATCCAATAATTCCCGAAAAATTCAGAAAAGCAAAATATATCTGCCTTGGCAATATTGATCCAATTCTTCAAATGAAAGTGCTCGACCAGGTTTCGGATCCGCAATTTGTTGTCTGCGATACAATGAACTTATGGATAAACTTAATGAAACAGGATTTGATAAAATTATTAAAGCGTGTAAATGTTTTTATCCTGAATGATTCAGAAGCAAGAATGCTTACTGAAGAACCGAACCTGATAAAAGCTGCAAGACAAATTCGTCAGATGGGTCCCGAAATTCTGATCATCAAAAAAGGCGAGCACGGTGCAATGCTGTTTACAGAAGACACAATATTTTCTGCGCCTGCATATCCAATGGAAATAATTTTAGATCCAACCGGTGCCGGTGATACTTTTGCTGGTGGATTCATCGGCTATTTACATAAAACAAGAGAACTCGATTCTGATAATATAAAAAGAGCAGTGATATACGGCAGCGCAATGGCTTCATTCTGTGTCGAAAAATTCAGCACGAAAGCTTTAGAAGATTTATCCTATCTTCAAATACAGGATCGGTTCAGAGAATTCAAGAAATTATCCACCTTTGATGAAACCAACTGA
- the mtnA gene encoding S-methyl-5-thioribose-1-phosphate isomerase, whose translation MKPTEYFSVRFVHKDSYGEQDKLTFLDQTKLPLEENYIETDDYIRIAEAIEKLEVRGAPLIGIAAAYALALSLKNIKSDIEHKFNSAYKRLAETRPTAVNLFQALDEMKAAFENITDKTSAYEILKSKAIEIHKKDEEFCLRIGRNGLSLFKQISNVLTHCNTGKLATGGLGTAFGIIKTAFENGLVNHVFADETRPLMQGLRLTTFELDRSGIPFTMQTDSSAAELMKQGKVDLVITGADRIALNGDSANKIGTYNLAILANFHNIPFYIAAPSTTIDRKIPSGKEIVIEYRNKKELFYINDVLIASENFDAFTPAFDVTPAHLISGIITEEGLFTFPYNFIR comes from the coding sequence ATGAAACCAACTGAGTACTTTTCCGTAAGATTTGTCCATAAGGACTCCTATGGAGAGCAGGATAAGCTGACGTTTCTCGATCAGACAAAACTTCCACTCGAAGAAAATTATATTGAGACTGATGATTACATTCGAATTGCCGAAGCAATTGAGAAACTGGAAGTTCGAGGCGCACCATTAATTGGAATCGCTGCTGCCTACGCGCTTGCTCTCTCACTAAAGAATATCAAATCTGACATTGAACATAAATTTAATTCTGCTTATAAACGATTAGCTGAAACAAGACCAACTGCAGTTAATTTGTTTCAAGCATTAGATGAAATGAAAGCAGCGTTTGAGAACATTACGGATAAAACTTCTGCATACGAGATTTTAAAATCAAAGGCAATTGAAATTCATAAGAAAGACGAAGAATTTTGTTTGCGTATTGGAAGGAACGGCTTGAGTCTGTTCAAACAGATATCAAATGTGCTGACTCACTGCAACACAGGAAAGCTTGCAACCGGCGGACTTGGTACTGCTTTCGGAATTATAAAAACTGCTTTTGAAAACGGATTAGTAAACCATGTTTTTGCAGATGAAACCAGACCTTTGATGCAGGGTTTACGACTAACAACTTTCGAACTCGACAGGAGCGGGATTCCATTTACAATGCAGACAGATTCATCTGCTGCTGAACTGATGAAACAAGGAAAAGTTGATCTTGTAATAACAGGTGCTGACCGGATTGCGCTCAACGGTGATTCTGCTAATAAAATTGGTACATACAATCTGGCTATACTTGCTAACTTTCATAATATTCCATTTTACATCGCAGCACCTTCTACAACTATTGATAGAAAAATTCCATCAGGAAAAGAAATAGTAATCGAGTACAGAAATAAGAAAGAACTCTTTTATATAAATGATGTGCTTATCGCATCCGAAAATTTTGATGCATTCACTCCTGCTTTTGATGTAACTCCCGCCCATCTTATTTCAGGAATTATAACAGAAGAAGGTTTATTTACTTTTCCATACAACTTCATCCGATGA